A part of Magnetospirillum sp. ME-1 genomic DNA contains:
- a CDS encoding helix-turn-helix transcriptional regulator: MADAKLPDLKVLAALALERRKRAGLSQKALADLADVGHVTVIALEKGDGNLRLENAWRILSALGLAEEG; encoded by the coding sequence ATGGCTGATGCGAAGCTGCCGGACCTGAAAGTCCTTGCCGCTCTGGCCCTTGAGCGACGCAAGCGCGCCGGTCTCTCCCAGAAGGCCCTGGCCGATCTGGCCGACGTTGGCCACGTCACCGTCATCGCCTTGGAAAAGGGTGATGGAAATCTTCGACTGGAAAATGCCTGGCGTATCCTGTCCGCCCTGGGATTGGCGGAGGAAGGGTGA
- a CDS encoding DUF6538 domain-containing protein → MGKKNGLSRYLFRKGDTFYVRMAIPKPLRAFFGGKDILIRSLGTRDPKVAENRKDIEVGQIKAEFERLANQDPLAPQAVGSLVRWETEASGATLAAISEGEALTLGALSVEAMTTDDPQRKAELEARKWAMLESARGTALDWQRDLATRRGRFALPPQSVVDPSQARQWIREANTLLDFQEGGRGADEAMPLAEVAAMVSGADLGEVARAQIAEEIPAALLPARAHPYLARSRSRGVPSDDNITLGDLIERFFADSHRANLAVVTRRNYETTVRNLKEVLGENVAVRSIGRDDIRRVQDVILNLPAPDAKRDGRFDGMDFRRMAQAVKTARAKGEIVPCLMSGTRNKYLRNISTIFTYALNEQKIDAHPALGLTLHLPDDRQEEGKEPFGPDDLRAMFPRAYRVEGLNWLPLVMLYHGLRPSEAAQLDVADVMEADGVWAIDISDQTRGADGAARWGDKSLKNDRSTPRRIPIHQRLLDLEFLDYLKVRQEAGERKLFAVKRYGQAGYFASIRDDFAAWLAAVGVKRSATSPHSLRHTWNTTAFPVMDDRIRKIIGGWTLGKGVDVRTYLHTNRLSLADMKRELDKVAFEVLSAEVDSARAHPGLIGMQRRFRPGEIALKLPKKKRLVPGKVRGADNA, encoded by the coding sequence ATGGGCAAGAAAAATGGGTTGTCCCGGTATCTGTTCCGCAAGGGCGATACGTTCTATGTCCGCATGGCCATCCCGAAGCCTCTGCGCGCCTTCTTCGGGGGGAAGGACATTCTGATCCGCAGTCTGGGCACCCGCGATCCGAAGGTTGCCGAGAACCGGAAGGATATCGAAGTCGGGCAGATCAAGGCCGAGTTCGAGCGTCTGGCCAACCAGGATCCTCTCGCCCCACAGGCTGTCGGTTCGCTTGTGCGATGGGAGACGGAAGCCTCCGGCGCAACATTGGCAGCCATTAGCGAAGGCGAGGCTTTGACTCTCGGCGCTCTGTCGGTCGAGGCGATGACCACCGACGATCCACAGCGTAAAGCGGAGTTGGAGGCCCGGAAGTGGGCGATGCTGGAATCGGCGCGGGGCACGGCGTTGGACTGGCAGCGCGATCTTGCCACCCGCCGTGGGCGCTTTGCTTTGCCGCCCCAGTCCGTTGTCGATCCAAGCCAGGCACGCCAGTGGATCCGTGAGGCCAACACCTTGTTGGATTTCCAGGAGGGTGGCAGGGGTGCTGACGAGGCGATGCCGCTGGCCGAGGTGGCGGCCATGGTCAGCGGCGCCGATCTGGGGGAAGTCGCCCGGGCGCAGATCGCCGAGGAGATTCCTGCGGCGCTGTTGCCAGCGCGGGCGCACCCCTATCTGGCCCGGTCCCGATCCAGGGGCGTTCCTTCCGACGACAACATCACCCTGGGCGACCTGATCGAACGCTTCTTCGCCGACAGCCATCGGGCCAATCTGGCCGTCGTAACGCGCCGCAACTACGAGACCACTGTGCGCAACCTGAAGGAGGTGTTGGGAGAGAACGTTGCCGTTCGCTCCATCGGCCGCGACGATATCCGCCGGGTCCAGGATGTGATCCTTAATCTGCCGGCGCCCGACGCCAAGCGTGACGGCAGGTTCGATGGGATGGATTTCCGGCGGATGGCCCAGGCCGTCAAGACCGCCCGCGCCAAGGGCGAGATCGTTCCGTGCCTGATGTCGGGCACGCGCAACAAGTACCTGCGCAACATCAGCACGATCTTCACCTATGCCCTCAACGAGCAGAAGATCGACGCCCATCCGGCGCTTGGCCTGACTCTTCACCTACCCGACGACCGGCAGGAGGAAGGCAAGGAGCCATTCGGCCCGGACGATTTGCGCGCCATGTTTCCACGCGCCTATCGTGTCGAAGGGTTGAACTGGCTTCCGCTGGTGATGCTCTATCACGGTCTGAGGCCGAGCGAGGCCGCACAGCTGGATGTGGCCGATGTGATGGAGGCCGACGGCGTCTGGGCCATCGACATCAGCGATCAGACCAGGGGGGCGGATGGGGCCGCCCGCTGGGGCGACAAGAGCTTGAAGAATGACCGCTCGACACCCCGTCGCATCCCGATCCATCAGCGTCTGCTCGACCTCGAATTTCTCGACTACCTGAAGGTTCGCCAGGAGGCCGGCGAGCGGAAGCTGTTCGCGGTCAAGCGCTACGGGCAGGCCGGATATTTCGCGTCCATCCGCGATGATTTCGCAGCCTGGCTGGCGGCGGTCGGCGTCAAACGGTCCGCGACGTCTCCCCATTCCCTGCGCCACACCTGGAACACCACCGCCTTTCCCGTCATGGACGACCGCATCCGCAAGATCATCGGCGGCTGGACCCTGGGCAAGGGCGTCGATGTCCGCACCTACCTCCATACCAATCGGCTGTCATTGGCCGACATGAAGAGGGAGTTGGACAAGGTGGCCTTCGAGGTGCTGAGCGCCGAGGTGGATTCTGCCCGTGCCCATCCGGGGCTGATCGGAATGCAACGCCGGTTTCGGCCGGGCGAAATCGCTCTGAAGCTGCCCAAGAAAAAGCGTCTTGTTCCGGGAAAGGTGCGGGGGGCCGACAATGCCTGA
- a CDS encoding sensor histidine kinase, whose protein sequence is MPPLLAIKPKTDRPLGRRIIVHTIVFSSLITLIISVVQLSNEFADRQSAVEQQLNGVQVLLPSIAESVWTFNDAQITLALKALTSMPNFEEATITTRDGDRWSSGKRHSTRVIHRSYPLERDSRTGPQALGSLEITASIDAIYVAVLTMTAGILLGNGVKTFLVAGFMGWLIHALVTSRLAPLKREIEAVLADAGHASPPEAAGDELEALKESFSRMAARLNEAIDSMQAAKTALRTANADLDARVRDKTAELERSKESAEEAAAAVLRSMGEQRNFLSMVSHEFRGPLSTIGGAAQIIAIYGQGNGELAEEVAKINRAVTRMVDLINEYLNEERLDSLTSPPELTRFNLGELVHEVCSSGMFASGLRPIKVQADGDLFVAGDSKLVSIAVSNIVDNAMKYSPVGSPVTVTAHRGPDRAEVHVRDWGTGVPADERDRIFEKYYRSVRTDRVCGVGLGLYLVKRIVDMHGGDISVKSCPADGTVFTMQLPLAAEG, encoded by the coding sequence ATGCCGCCCCTGCTCGCCATCAAGCCGAAGACCGACAGGCCCCTGGGGCGGCGCATCATCGTCCACACCATCGTCTTCAGCTCGCTGATCACCCTGATCATCAGCGTCGTGCAACTGAGCAACGAGTTTGCCGACCGGCAATCGGCCGTGGAACAGCAGTTGAACGGCGTCCAGGTCCTGCTGCCCTCCATCGCCGAGAGCGTGTGGACCTTCAACGACGCCCAGATCACCTTGGCCCTCAAGGCCCTGACCAGCATGCCGAATTTCGAGGAGGCGACCATCACAACGCGTGATGGCGACCGCTGGTCCAGCGGAAAGCGGCACTCCACCCGCGTCATCCACCGTTCCTACCCCCTTGAACGTGACAGCCGCACCGGCCCGCAGGCTTTGGGGTCCCTGGAGATCACCGCCAGCATCGACGCCATTTATGTGGCGGTCCTCACCATGACCGCCGGGATTCTGCTGGGCAATGGCGTGAAGACCTTCCTGGTGGCCGGGTTCATGGGCTGGCTGATCCATGCGCTGGTGACCAGCCGTCTGGCGCCGCTCAAGCGTGAGATCGAGGCCGTCCTCGCCGATGCCGGCCATGCTTCGCCACCCGAGGCGGCCGGCGACGAGTTGGAAGCCTTGAAAGAGAGCTTCTCCCGCATGGCGGCCCGCCTGAACGAAGCCATCGACAGCATGCAGGCCGCCAAGACGGCGCTCCGCACCGCCAACGCCGATCTGGATGCGCGGGTCCGGGACAAGACCGCCGAGTTGGAGCGGAGCAAGGAAAGCGCGGAGGAAGCCGCCGCCGCGGTCCTGCGCTCCATGGGTGAGCAGCGGAATTTCCTGTCCATGGTCTCCCACGAATTCCGCGGGCCGCTGTCCACCATCGGCGGGGCGGCCCAGATCATCGCCATCTACGGGCAAGGCAACGGCGAACTGGCCGAGGAGGTGGCCAAGATCAACCGCGCCGTCACCCGCATGGTCGACCTGATCAACGAATATCTCAACGAGGAGCGCCTCGACTCGCTGACCAGCCCCCCGGAGCTCACACGCTTCAATCTGGGTGAACTGGTCCACGAGGTCTGTTCGTCCGGCATGTTCGCCTCCGGCCTGCGGCCGATCAAGGTCCAGGCCGATGGCGACCTGTTCGTCGCCGGCGACAGCAAGCTGGTCTCCATCGCCGTGTCCAACATCGTCGACAACGCCATGAAATACTCCCCCGTCGGCAGCCCCGTCACCGTGACGGCACACCGTGGGCCGGACCGGGCCGAGGTTCACGTCCGCGATTGGGGCACGGGAGTACCGGCCGATGAGCGCGACAGGATTTTCGAGAAGTACTACCGCTCCGTCAGAACCGACCGGGTCTGCGGCGTCGGGCTCGGTCTCTATCTGGTCAAGCGCATCGTCGACATGCACGGTGGCGACATCAGCGTGAAAAGCTGCCCCGCCGACGGCACGGTCTTTACCATGCAATTGCCCTTGGCGGCGGAAGGCTAA
- a CDS encoding type II toxin-antitoxin system HipA family toxin yields MATLRYGIVTFKNQRVGILSELAGGGTRFSYDDGVDQSIACALPVSGKVHEYPHGIHPFFAHLAPEGWLRERQSAFAEIDRDDDFGILLAFGADCIGAVGISDPGHSHDKVRLKGASAPLDAAAVQNERTISGVQAKILCADNGAGGFRPAGADDVAPYIAKFPESRLPDMVANEATTLELLRILLGGDEVAVSSLAPIDGIEGIALVVSRFDRAGGAKLRCEDFAQVISQPPGFDHHGKYNAGYEAIGRALGHSAARLLDARRLFKRLAAYVLLGNVDCHLKNWSLVESGEGLRLSPAYDVLNGYLYADAGYTTRFGLAIGDERLHWERYDRALLLGIAEEIGLARRAAESVLAELARRKPALDKRLRQGLRLDEGRSWAYRASVASAWERLHG; encoded by the coding sequence ATGGCCACCCTGCGCTACGGCATCGTCACCTTCAAGAACCAGCGGGTGGGCATCCTCTCGGAACTGGCGGGCGGTGGCACCCGCTTCTCCTATGATGATGGCGTCGATCAGTCGATCGCCTGTGCCTTGCCGGTCTCCGGAAAAGTCCACGAATACCCCCATGGCATTCACCCATTCTTTGCCCATCTGGCGCCGGAAGGGTGGCTGCGGGAGCGGCAATCGGCTTTCGCCGAAATCGACCGGGACGACGATTTCGGCATCCTGCTGGCCTTCGGGGCGGATTGCATCGGCGCGGTGGGGATCAGCGATCCGGGCCATAGCCATGACAAGGTCCGCCTCAAAGGCGCTTCTGCCCCCCTTGATGCCGCCGCGGTCCAGAACGAGCGGACTATCAGCGGCGTCCAGGCCAAGATCCTGTGCGCCGACAATGGCGCCGGGGGCTTCCGTCCTGCTGGCGCGGATGACGTTGCCCCCTATATCGCCAAGTTCCCGGAGAGCCGTCTGCCCGACATGGTTGCCAATGAGGCAACGACCCTGGAGCTGCTGCGCATCCTGCTGGGCGGGGACGAGGTGGCGGTTTCATCCCTGGCGCCCATCGACGGAATCGAGGGTATTGCCCTGGTGGTCAGCCGCTTTGACCGCGCCGGGGGCGCCAAGCTCCGCTGCGAGGATTTCGCCCAGGTGATCAGTCAGCCTCCCGGCTTTGATCACCACGGCAAGTACAATGCCGGCTATGAGGCGATCGGTCGCGCCCTGGGTCATTCGGCGGCCCGTCTGCTCGACGCCAGACGCCTGTTCAAGCGTTTGGCCGCTTATGTGCTGCTGGGCAATGTGGACTGCCATCTGAAGAACTGGAGTCTGGTGGAGAGCGGGGAAGGCCTGCGGCTGTCGCCGGCCTATGACGTTCTCAACGGCTATCTCTACGCCGATGCCGGCTATACCACCCGCTTCGGCTTGGCCATTGGCGACGAGCGGCTGCACTGGGAGCGCTACGACCGCGCCCTGCTGCTCGGAATTGCCGAGGAAATCGGACTGGCCCGCCGGGCCGCCGAGAGTGTGCTGGCCGAGCTGGCTCGACGCAAACCGGCCCTGGACAAGCGATTACGGCAGGGATTGCGGCTGGACGAGGGACGCAGTTGGGCCTATCGCGCTTCGGTCGCCTCCGCCTGGGAGAGACTCCATGGCTGA